Genomic window (Acidobacteriota bacterium):
CGCTGATGAGGCATTTCTTGAAATCATCGAAACGCGCCCCCATATCGGGGCTGATGGTATTTAACAATAACGCTGGCTCCTTTTTCGGAGAGGACGTCAATTTGGTCGCTTCGTATCGGCAGTTTGCGATCAGTGATTGCGCTTTCAGAATCGGCAATCTGGGTAATCCGGCCTTATTGCTTATCTCCAACGCCAGCTTGGCAAGGGTCCAATCCTTGCTGATATCCGAAAGCGCCGTTCTTGAAATAATGTAAGGTTGAATTCCATTTCCGAAGGGATCGCCCCAAACGCTCTGGACTCCAATTTGACGGTTCCGAATTATGTAGCGGCGCAAGGTATTGAGCCGGAAATCGTCGTTGATGCCGACGAAAGCCAACGTGTCGTCGGGACGCAATTCCTTGATCTTTCTTGTCCTTGGATCTTTGAAAGAGGACGCTTGAATAACGCAATTTTTCGCTACCTCGAGAGCTTCCTCCATTCGCATCCCGGTGCTGACGTCATCGAACTTGCCGTTTGCATGAATGCCGGCGGCACCCGCAATCGTCAACGAGATGCCGAGGAAATATAACAACTTTCGAACCATACAGTCCCTCCGCTATATAAATGTCAAAACACCCGAAACCCTTTCACCCGAAAGTCAATTTAGGACTTGAAATCCGCCTGAACGCAAGAAATGCCGGGAGGATTGGAAGTTTCGTCGAAAATCGCATAATAATCAACTGTATATGGAGAAAAGGATCAAGATTGAGGTCTGCGTCGATTCCGTCGAATCGGCCTTGGCAGCACAGACTGGCGGGGCCGACCGGGTCGAGCTTTGCGACAACCTTATGGAAGGCGGAACGACGCCGAGCGCGGGATCGATCGGGATCGCGCGGAGCCTTCTCGAGATCAAGCTTCACGTCATCATCCGACCGCGTGGCGGCGATTTTCTTTACTCGGATGTCGAGTTCGCGATTATGGAACGCGACATCCGGATCGCCAAAGACCTCGGCGCGGACGGTGTGGTGATCGGGATTCTCGACGCTAACGGGCGCATCGACCGGCCCCGAACGGCGCGTCTGATCGGACTCGCGCGGCCGATGTCGGTGACGTTTCACCGCGCGTTCGACGTTGCGCGTGATCCGTTCGAGGCACTCGAAGACACCGTCAAGCTCGGTGTCGACCGAATTCTGACTTCCGGTCAGGAATCGACGGCGGCGGAAGGCGCGGATCTGATCGGCGAACTCGTGAAGCGGGCCGGAGAGAGAATCAAGATCGTAGGCTGCGGGAATTTGAACGAGCGCAACATCGAGAGATTCGTCGCCGCGACGGGCGTCAGCGAAGTTCATTTCACCGCGTTTCAGACGGTCGTGAGCAAGATGCGGTTCAGAAACGAGCGCGTCTTTATGGGCGGGACGCTGCGCCCGCCCGAATACTCGCGGGGTGTAACCGGCTCGGACATCGTGCGCGACATTATCCGTTCGATTGAAAGTGATTAGGATCCGGCGTCAGGGACCCGAAGATCTCGGAATGCCGCGCGCCGGTGCGACGCAAATAATCCGCCGGCAGCCCGGTTCCGGAATCTGATCCGATGCTGGCCGTCTCAGTTCACCTCCCGGCTTCGTCACCCGACATAAGGCAGAAGCCTGAACCGTACCAGTCCGACGTGGACCTTTTGGCCGATCTCGAGCGGAAAAACAATCGTCTCGCTTTTAGGTCGGGTCACGGTGATCATCTGGCTCTCCGCAAGACCAAGTTTGACGACTACGCGCTCGTACGATCCGACGAAGTTCAGTTCTTCGATCCAGCCGTCGGTCAAATCGTGATAATCCTGCGTCAGATTTTCCGGGTGGCGCAGAAATACGTCTTCTGGGCGAAACACGAGTTTGGCCGGTTCGCCGTTTTTGAAATCAACATCGTCGGGCAACGCCACGTCGACATTCTCGCATTCAAACACTCCACGATTGACGACACCAGACAGCAAGTTCGCCGTTCCGATGAATTTCGCGACGTATTCCGTTCGCGGCATATTGTAGATCCGGTACGGCGTGTCGATCTGCTCGATCCGGCCTTCGTTCAGAACGGCGATCCGATCGGCGATCTCGAGCGCTTCTTCCTGGTCGTGCGTAATGAAGATGGCCGGAACGTTGATCTTCTTCAATAGCCGGCGGATCTCGCGCCGAAGCCGCGAGCGGATCTGCGCATCCAAAGCCGAAAAGGGCTCGTCAAAAAGGAGTATTTCGGGATGGTACGCCAGTGCACGCGCAATTGCCACACGCTGCTGCTGTCCACCGGACAGCTGCGATGGACGCTTTAGCCGATGTTCATCCAGATTCACGAGTTCGATCAATTCGTCGACGCGATTCTTGATTTCCGACCGCGGCTTTCGTCTCAACCGCAGGCCGTAACCTATGTTCTGCTCAACCGTCATCTTCGGAAAAAGCGAGTAAGACTGAAAGATCACGCCGACTCCCCGCTCGCGGGCCGGAAGATCCGTCACGTCTTTGCTGTGAAGAACAACCTTCCCCGATTCCGCCGATTCCAAACCGGCGATGATGCGAAGAATTGTCGTTTTCCCGCTTCCGGACGAACCGAGAAGGACAACTATCTCGCCTTCGTCGACGTGAAAATTGATGTCGTCCAGAACTTTGGTGTCGCCGAACTTCTTGGTGATGTTCGTACATTCCGCGGCTCGCGTCATATCACTCCTTCTCCAAGTATCCCTGAGCGAAAAACAAAATGCTGAAAATAGCGAACGAGAACAGCGCCAGCACGATGGCGATGGCGTTCGCGGCTTCAACCTGACCTTCGTTGAACTTGGCGAAAATGTACAGCGGTGCCGTCTGGGTCCGGGACGCCAGATTGCCCGAAACGAGTATCGTCGACCCGAATTCGCCGACGGCGCGCGCGAACGTGAGCAGTGCGCCGGTCACGATCGCCCCGCGAAGCCCGGGCAGCGTGACGTGCCAGAACGTCTGCCAGCGCGTCGCTCCCATCGTCGCCGACGCCTCTTCGAGCGAGGTGCTCATCGTGTCGAAGACCGGCTTGATTACTCCAAAAGCGAGCGGGAAAGTGACGAAGATGTTCGCCACGATAATCGCCCAAGCCGTGAACATCAAATGAAAATACGGATCGGTGTATCGCCCCAGAATCCCGTAAGGCCCCCATAGAAGAAGCAGCGCGAACCCCGCGACGGCCGTCGGGATCGCGGTCGGCAGCGAGATTATGACGGTGATTGCGTTGCTCCCCCAGAACTTGTATTTGGAAAGCACATACGCCGCAAACAATCCGAAGGCAACGTTGAAAACGGTCGCCCAAAAACTGGTCACAAGCGAAAGTTGAAGGGCGAAGACCGCTTCCGGCGCGTTGAGCGCTTGCCAGAACTTATCCAAACCACTGCTCGTGCCATAGATGAAGATCGAGGCCAACGGCAGCAGGATCAACGGCAGCATAATCCCGATCATCGCGAAAATGCTGAGCGGCTTGACGATATCGAACCCTCTTACGTGCCGAACGCGCGACATATTAACACCTCACTTTTTCGCTTGAATCTGATCGCGGAAGATACCCTCTATGACCTCCGGATATGCCTTCTCCCATCCTCCGAATCGCTGAACGGTGAACGGCATTTCGATCTTCGAGAATTCCGGATTCGCGTCGTTCAGTTTCTCGTCGGTCGTCGAGCGAAAATGGTATTTGACGAATGCGCGCTGCGCCTGCTCGGACCACAGGAAGTTTCGAAACGCTTCGATCGCCGGTCGCTCCTCGGCCGTCACGTTGCGGTCGACGATGCACACCGGATGCTCGCTGAAAATTGTTGATTTCGGCACGACGATCTCGATTGGCGCACCCGCCGCCCTCATCGCCAGCCCCTCCAGCTCATAGGTTATAAGCGCGTCGCCGAAGCCGGTTTCGAATTGAGTTCGCGCCTCACGCGCGGAGGCCGGCGTCGAGATCACGTTCTTCCAGATCGATCTCAAGGTCCCGATCGCCTTGGCATCGTCTTTAGTTCCGGCCATTTCGTTCTTGATCAGTTCCGACCCGTAGATCGACAGGATCGACCATTGCGCGCCGCCCGAACTGACCGGATCAGGATGAATGATACGAACGCCATCCTTGGCGAGATCCGGAAAATCAGTTATCTGTTTCGGGTTGCCTTTGCGCACGAGGATCACGAACGGGGTCTTGTTCGCGATGCCCTTCTGCGGCGTGACGTACCAATCATTCGGGACATGACCCGCCTTGATCAGACGGTCAACGTCACGTTCGATCGACAGAATGGCGATCTCCGCGGGCGAGCCCTGCAATATCTGGTTCGTGACCGTTTCCGAACCGGCGAATGAAGAAACAAAATCGATCTCTTCCCCGTGTTCCCTGAGCCATTTTTCTTTGAACATCGGGTATATTTCCTTTTCCAGCGGCTCCTTCATTATCGAGAATCCATAAACGGTTATCGTTCGCTTGCCCTTGCTGGAAGGCGAACTTGGCAGACAGGCCGAGAGCAGAACCGAGACAAGAATGACAAATGCGACTCTGATATACATAGTCAACTCCTTCTAGAGCTTCAACTTAAATGAGGTGCCGATAACGTTCAAATCGCCCGGACGCGAGATTCCGTCGTTTTGCCGCAAATAGTAGATCTCAAGCGAAAGGCCGTTCGACAGCGTCTTGTTGATGCCGAAACTGAGCCGATTCCGGGAAAATCTTTTGAGGCTCGAATCGTAGAACGGCTCCTCGGTGACATAGAACTTTGCTTTCGGGATCAGTTTCCCGGGGAGATCCTTTTCAAACGTCAGCGATGGACGATATCGCCACGAGTTACCGGTCGGCCGTATGCGGTATTCGAACAAACTCCGGTGGGACAGACCGAACTTCTTGATCGGAAACTTGTAGCCGATGCGAAGGTTCA
Coding sequences:
- a CDS encoding copper homeostasis protein CutC; amino-acid sequence: MEKRIKIEVCVDSVESALAAQTGGADRVELCDNLMEGGTTPSAGSIGIARSLLEIKLHVIIRPRGGDFLYSDVEFAIMERDIRIAKDLGADGVVIGILDANGRIDRPRTARLIGLARPMSVTFHRAFDVARDPFEALEDTVKLGVDRILTSGQESTAAEGADLIGELVKRAGERIKIVGCGNLNERNIERFVAATGVSEVHFTAFQTVVSKMRFRNERVFMGGTLRPPEYSRGVTGSDIVRDIIRSIESD
- a CDS encoding ABC transporter ATP-binding protein: MTRAAECTNITKKFGDTKVLDDINFHVDEGEIVVLLGSSGSGKTTILRIIAGLESAESGKVVLHSKDVTDLPARERGVGVIFQSYSLFPKMTVEQNIGYGLRLRRKPRSEIKNRVDELIELVNLDEHRLKRPSQLSGGQQQRVAIARALAYHPEILLFDEPFSALDAQIRSRLRREIRRLLKKINVPAIFITHDQEEALEIADRIAVLNEGRIEQIDTPYRIYNMPRTEYVAKFIGTANLLSGVVNRGVFECENVDVALPDDVDFKNGEPAKLVFRPEDVFLRHPENLTQDYHDLTDGWIEELNFVGSYERVVVKLGLAESQMITVTRPKSETIVFPLEIGQKVHVGLVRFRLLPYVG
- a CDS encoding ABC transporter permease produces the protein MSRVRHVRGFDIVKPLSIFAMIGIMLPLILLPLASIFIYGTSSGLDKFWQALNAPEAVFALQLSLVTSFWATVFNVAFGLFAAYVLSKYKFWGSNAITVIISLPTAIPTAVAGFALLLLWGPYGILGRYTDPYFHLMFTAWAIIVANIFVTFPLAFGVIKPVFDTMSTSLEEASATMGATRWQTFWHVTLPGLRGAIVTGALLTFARAVGEFGSTILVSGNLASRTQTAPLYIFAKFNEGQVEAANAIAIVLALFSFAIFSILFFAQGYLEKE
- a CDS encoding sulfate ABC transporter substrate-binding protein encodes the protein MYIRVAFVILVSVLLSACLPSSPSSKGKRTITVYGFSIMKEPLEKEIYPMFKEKWLREHGEEIDFVSSFAGSETVTNQILQGSPAEIAILSIERDVDRLIKAGHVPNDWYVTPQKGIANKTPFVILVRKGNPKQITDFPDLAKDGVRIIHPDPVSSGGAQWSILSIYGSELIKNEMAGTKDDAKAIGTLRSIWKNVISTPASAREARTQFETGFGDALITYELEGLAMRAAGAPIEIVVPKSTIFSEHPVCIVDRNVTAEERPAIEAFRNFLWSEQAQRAFVKYHFRSTTDEKLNDANPEFSKIEMPFTVQRFGGWEKAYPEVIEGIFRDQIQAKK
- a CDS encoding DUF2490 domain-containing protein translates to MKKNVLALSAVICLCALASVRAQTPDLVGPEDNQSWNDIQVFVPMTAKVDFWAVLTTRFGKNVSRLNDGRFAVGVVIKPNKAWSLQPFYLQINARNTRGKFRIEHRLNLRIGYKFPIKKFGLSHRSLFEYRIRPTGNSWRYRPSLTFEKDLPGKLIPKAKFYVTEEPFYDSSLKRFSRNRLSFGINKTLSNGLSLEIYYLRQNDGISRPGDLNVIGTSFKLKL